Proteins encoded by one window of Aphis gossypii isolate Hap1 chromosome X, ASM2018417v2, whole genome shotgun sequence:
- the LOC114130727 gene encoding proton-coupled amino acid transporter-like protein CG1139, with amino-acid sequence MVEVQSQTASPKPVVVIRGTEVPMVVGSPTASEMRRRRRRHSRLMSNASSVVSAAAAGIPDSEKHKISNNEALMHMVKATVGGGFLAMPEAFHNIGMVMGVVGTAILGISVLNMMSCIVKCSQILRSGKYVDIILAEQNGNNAIAKGDDENDDKKPPPIKQYSKEMVLPPMDYPDTVAAVFKYRARARFARLSSFARNFTSTSLVATYYGVNIIYVCIVANTCKQLVDQYTANADKDSWGYLMNGLSIRWYPIITAVLIIPVGMVRLIKYLVPFSIAANACLLAGTVAVFYFITFGDDGQNPLAPEEKAKLVVWPATQWSLFTGSALCSLEGVGMLLHIENAMSKPLELVGPPSYTLHRSIIVIVTMNSALGLFGYMRYGDRCLGSISLNLPEDNRLSEVIKIMVAVGILLTYGLQLTVTTDLAWQGLRKRLIRSKDGVSDCGDVSEDDESSPRLTAYYYCMRLILIFGTIIVAVIVPDIGPLVSLVGSVGFSLLGLIIPVAMETVWFWYDEDGDGQEQDSCDGTTPKTNHESWVRGNMWRRIVRHVKNAILLLFATLALVGGAFYNIRDIVARATGDGTPPPAV; translated from the exons ATGGTTGAGGTACAGTCACAGACCGCGAGCCCCAAGCCCGTGGTCGTCATTAGGGGCACCGAAGTGCCAATGGTCGTTGGGTCGCCGACGGCATCGGAGATGAGACGTCGCCGACGCCGTCACTCACGTCTCATGTCTAACGCCTCGTCGGTGGTGTCGGCCGCAGCTGCCGGCATTCCCGACTCCGAAAAGCACAAGATATC GAACAACGAAGCACTGATGCATATGGTAAAGGCTACTGTCGGTGGAGGATTCTTGGCCATGCCTGAGGCCTTTCACAACATTGGCATGGTGATGGGCGTCGTGGGCACCGCGATACTTGGCATTTCCGTGTTGAACATGATGTCGTGCATA GTCAAGTGTTCTCAGATACTGCGGTCCGGTAAATACGTCGACATCATCTTGGCTGAACAAAACGGTAATAACGCCATAGCCAAGGGAGACGATGAAAACGACGATAAAAAACCACCACCAATCAAGCAGTACAGCAAAGAGATGGTTCTACCTCCAATGGACTATCCGGATACTGTAGCTGCCGTGTTTAAGTATCGCGCCCGTGCCCGATTCGCTAGGCTCTCGTCATTTGCCAG AAACTTTACTAGTACCTCGCTAGTGGCCACCTATTATGGGGTGAACATTATATACGTGTGCATAGTGGCCAATACGTGTAAGCAG CTCGTCGACCAATACACCGCCAATGCGGATAAAGACTCGTGGGGCTATTTGATGAACGGACTGTCTATCCGTTGGTATCCGATCATAACCGCAGTACTAATCATACCAGTGGGTATGGTCCGATTGATCAAATATTTGGTCCCGTTCTCTATTGCCGCAAATGCGTGCCTGCTTGCTGGGACCGTAGCCGTGTTCTACTTCATTACATTTGGTGATGACGGACAAAACCCATTAGCCCCCGAAGAAAAAGCCAAACTTGTGGTTTGGCCGGCCACCCAGTGGTCGTTGTTCACCGGCAGTGCACTGTGCTCGTTGGAAGGCGTTGGAATG CTGCTGCACATCGAGAATGCAATGAGCAAGCCACTGGAACTTGTCGGACCGCCCTCGTACACGCTGCATCGGTCCATAATAGTCATAGTCACGATGAACAGCGCACTGGGGCTGTTCGGCTACATGCGGTACGGCGACCGGTGCTTGGGTAGCATATCGCTCAACCTGCCCGAAGATAACCG tcTATCGGAAGTTATCAAAATCATGGTTGCCGTGGGTATCCTGTTGACGTATGGTCTACAGCTGACTGTCACCACGGACTTAGCGTGGCAAGGATTGCGCAAAAGGCTCATTAGGTCTAAGGATGGAGTTTCTGACTGCGGAGATGTATCGGAAGACGATGAATCTTCACCAAGGTTAACGGCGTACTACTACTGCATGCGGTTAATTCTAATATTCGGCACAA taatcGTGGCCGTGATTGTGCCAGACATTGGGCCGCTCGTATCGCTCGTGGGCTCCGTGGGGTTCTCGTTGCTGGGTCTGATCATACCCGTGGCCATGGAAACCGTTTGGTTTTGGTACGACGAAGACGGTGACGGCCAGGAACAGGACTCTTGTGACGGGACGACTCCTAAGACCAACCATGAGTCGTGGGTCCGCGGCAACATGTGGCGCCGGATAGTGCGACACGTGAAAAATGCTATACTACTTCTGTTCGCAACGTTAGCGTTGGTCGGAGGCGCATTTTACAACATCCGTGACATCGTAGCCAGGGCTACTGGAGACGGTACGCCTCCGCCTGCCGTGTGA
- the LOC114130728 gene encoding proton-coupled amino acid transporter-like protein pathetic, with translation MVKKVKTKATGTNTDNGAAIQVEVAADNPDSEKHNISNMEAMMHMIKSTIGGGFLAMPEAFHNAGLLIGSIGIVVLGIAVLNMMSFIVRCSQILRSGKYAAAILAEQNKNKNNDEDVEEEHNKLPNKQNNGRELLLPPMDYPDTVEAVFKYGSGGRFAHWGPFAKKFTTISLILTYYGVNIIYVCVVASTSKQLIDLHTAGGAEGTWSHSLHDLSIRWYPLAVAVLIIPMGMVQIIKYLVPFSVIANGLISAGTVAMFYFIFTDDGGRNPLREDEVSKLVVWPMTRWSLFAGSALCSMEGVGMLMHIENSMKNPLGLAGPPSYTLHWSMVIIVLLNGALGFFGYIRYGERCLGSLPLNLPSDNSLSEAVKVVVTLGILMTYGLQLTVTADLVWQWIKRKAEKNTIRKHGSKAVIIEKTTNSLEYNVMRFILIIGTVIIATVVPDVGPMISLVGSVGFSVLGLIVPAVLETVWYWNPKSEDDFEENLQEMNSYDSAAVEDGNGLASAAVLTVKVAKTDKATRNLAIRRTLRHVKNSIYIILALFALTGGAFYNIREIITQAPGHSSVEDFTETSV, from the exons ATGGTGaagaaagtaaaaacaaaagctACAGGCACCAATACGGATAATGGTGCCGCCATTCAAGTGGAAGTTGCCGCTGATAATCCGGACTCagaaaaacataacatatc AAACATGGAAGCGATGATGCATATGATCAAATCGACTATTGGCGGGGGATTCTTAGCCATGCCCGAAGCATTTCACAATGCAGGGTTGTTGATAGGTTCCATAGGCATTGTGGTCCTCGGGATTGCGGTTTTAAATATGATGTCTTTTATC gTACGTTGCTCACAAATACTAAGATCTGGTAAGTATGCCGCTGCTATTTTAGcagagcaaaataaaaataaaaataacgatgaAGATGTCGAAGAAGAACACAATAAACTGccgaacaaacaaaataacggAAGGGAGCTATTGTTGCCTCCCATGGACTACCCGGACACGGTGGAAGCCGTGTTTAAGTACGGCTCAGGCGGCCGCTTTGCACATTGGGGCCCATTTGCCAA AAAGTTCACCACAATCTCTttgattttaacatattacgGTGTCAACATCATCTACGTGTGCGTCGTGGCGAGCACAAGCAAGCAG CTCATTGACCTTCACACCGCCGGTGGAGCCGAGGGCACATGGAGTCACTCGTTACACGATTTATCTATCCGCTGGTACCCCTTAGCTGTAGCTGTGCTAATCATTCCAATGGGCAtggttcaaattataaaatacctagtgCCGTTCTCGGTAATTGCCAACGGGTTGATTTCTGCGGGCACTGTGGCGatgttctattttattttcactgaTGACGGAGGAAGGAACCCACTCCGAGAAGATGAAGTATCAAAATTAGTAGTATGGCCAATGACGCGTTGGTCGCTGTTTGCGGGAAGTGCATTATGTTCAATGGAGGGGGTCGGAATG CTTATGCACATCGAAAATTCTATGAAAAATCCACTCGGGCTTGCCGGACCACCATCCTACACACTGCACTGGTCTATGGTTATCATTGTGTTACTCAACGGCGCTTTAGGATTCTTTGGATACATACGATACGGTGAACGGTGCCTAGGCAGCTTGCCACTCAATTTGCCTTCGGATAACAG TTTATCCGAAGCCGTAAAAGTCGTAGTTACCTTGGGAATTCTCATGACCTATGGACTCCAATTGACCGTTACCGCAGATCTAGTGTGGCAATGGATTAAAAGAAAGGCGGAGAAAAATACTATACGGAAACACGGATCGAAAGCCGtgattatagaaaaaactaCGAATAGTCTAGAGTACAATGTCATGCGATTTATCCTGATCATCGGAACAG ttattatagCGACAGTGGTTCCAGACGTCGGGCCGATGATTTCCCTTGTCGGATCGGTCGGTTTTTCAGTACTTGGTCTCATAGTGCCTGCAGTACTTGAAACCGTTTGGTACTGGAATCCAAAGAGCGAAGATGACTTTGAAGAAAACCTTCAAGAGATGAACAGCTATGATAGTGCAGCTGTGGAGGACGGAAATGGATTGGCGTCGGCAGCGGTGTTGACAGTGAAGGTTGCAAAGACTGATAAAGCCACCCGAAACCTGGCTATCCGCAGAACTTTACGACATgtgaaaaatagtatatatatcatactagCTTTGTTCGCCCTTACTGGCGGAGCcttctataatatacgagAAATTATAACTCAGGCTCCGGGCCACAGCAGCGTAGAAGATTTTACTGAAACCTCAGtgtaa